The Candidatus Acetothermia bacterium genome includes the window TGGGTGAAGAGGAGCGGGAAGGCCGTCTCGATGCCGGAGATCCCCGGGGCTCCCCGCCGCTTGTCCTCCGGAGTATGGGGGGCATGGTCGGTGGCCACCGCGTCGATCCGTCCCTCCCGGAGGGCCGAGAGGAGCCGTTTCCGGGCAGCTTCGTCGCACAGCGGGGGGTTCACCCGGTACTCCCCCTCCAGGCACAGGTGGTGGGGGGTGACCTCGCAGGTGGCCGCCACCCCGCGCGCCTTGGCCCACTCCACGAGCTCCACCGTCCCGGGGCTCGCCACGTGGGCGATGTGCACCCGACATCCGGTCCACCGGGCGAGCCAGAGGTCCCGTCCGGCCATCAGCTCCTCGGAGAGCCTTGGGTCCGCGATCCCCCTGGACTCGCAGTGGGAGAAGATGACCCGGCCCAAGGCGGCGGCCGCGCGAAACGCGGCCAGGGCCACCTCCGGCCGCTCCACCCCTCGGCCATCGTCGGAGAACGCCCACACGTGGGGAGCCAGCCCCTCCATGTCGGCGAGCTCCTCCCCAGCCAGGCCCTGGGTGATGGCCCCTACCGGGTACACCTCCACCACCGCATGCTCCTCGGCCTTCTTCCGCACGTACTGGGCAACCTCAGGCCGGTCACACGCCGGGCGGGTGTTGGCCATCACCGACACGGCCGTGTACCCGCCCTTGGCCGCGGCCCAGCTCCCGGTGAGGATGTCCTCTTTTTCAGACTGGCCCGGGTCCCGGAAGTGGGCGTGGAGGTCCACGAACGCCGGGAGCAGGGTCCGTCCCTCCCCGGCGAGCACCGGGACGCCCGGGGCGACCAACCCCTTCCCCATGGCCCAGATGACCCCATCCCGCACGAGGAGGTCTCCGTACGACTCCCCCAGGGCGTCGACCAGCCGTACGTCCTTGATGAGGAGCGAGCTCATGCCTGCAGGCGTTCGCCGCAGTAGAAACAGGCGTATTCTTTCTTGTCGCGGTCAACCAGGGAGAACTTGGCCGGGGCGTAGGGCTCGGCGGACGTGATGCACCGGGGGTTCTTGCAGCGGAGGATCCCCTCCACCCGCTCGGGGAGGCCGAGCTTCACCTTGCGCACGACCTTGCCCCCCTCGATGTAGTTCACGGTGATGTTGGGGTCGAGCAAGCCGAGCATGGTAAGGTCCAGGTCCAACGCCTCGGCGATCTTGATCATGTCCTTGCGGCCCATCTTGGTGCTGGGCACGTTCATCAAGAGCGCCACCGAGTAGTCGGCCTCCCGCAGCCCCAACCGCTCGAAGATGGAAAACCCGGTTCCCGGTTGGATGTGGTCCAGCACGATCCCCCGTTGAATGGAGTCCACCCTCAACATGGCCTCACCCCAAGCAGATAGGTGACGAGCGCCATCCGCACGAACATCCCCAGGCGGGCTTGCTGGAAGTACACCGCGCGGGGGTCGTCGTCCACCGCCGGGTGGATCTCCACCACCCGCGGCAAGGGGTGCATCACGATCAGGTCTTTCTTGGCCTGGACCAGCCTGTCCGGGGTCAGGACGAAAGAATCCCGCAGGCGTAGGTAGTCCTCTTCGTTGAAGAACCGCTCCCGTTGGATGCGGGTCATGTACAGGACGTCGGCCCGGGCCAATCCCCCTTCGAGGTCGGCCGTCTCCCACCACGTGATCCCCGGGTTGAGCGCCCGTACCTCCTCCTTCACCGCCTCGGGGAGGCGGAGCTCCACCGGGGAGATGAGGATAAGGTCGATCCCAGGAAAGCAGGCCAAGGCCTTGATGAGGGAGTGCACCGTTCGCCCGTACTTGAGGTCCCCGCACAAGGCCACGGAGAGCTCCTCGAGCCTTCCCTTGAACGATTGAATCGTGCACAGGTCGGTCAGGGTCTGGGTGGGATGCTCCCGGGCCCCGTCTCCGGCGTTGATCAGGGGAACCGAGGCGTACAGGGCGGCGAGCCTGGCCGCCCCTTCTTTGGGGTGGCGCAGAACCACGATGTCGGAGTAGGCGCACACGGTACGGATGGCGTCGGCGAGTCCCTCCCCTTTGGCGGCGGAGCTGGTGGCCGGGTCGGCCACGGTGAGGACCCTCCCGCCAAGCCTCTGCATGGCCGCCTCGAACGAAAGGCGGGTGCGGGTGCTGGGCTCGTAGAACAGGGTAACCATGACCTTGCCGGCGCAGACGTCCTGCCACCGGGCGGGGGCGTCCATGATGTCGTGGGCAAGGGAGATCAGGGCGCGGTACTCTTCGGTAGAGAAGTCCAGCGCATCCACGAAGTGGCGCGGCCTCGCCTTAAGGGACGCCATTTGGCGCGGATTATACGGGAGCGCCTGGGCAGGGCAAACATGCTGGGAGGCCTCTCATCTCACTCCCGCTTGTACGGGACCCCGAGGGCCTTCGGGAAACGCACCCGGCCCACGACCCCCGACACCACAAGCAGGGTCACGATGTAGGGGAGCATGTCCACGAACTGCCACGGGATCGTCTTCGTGGGCAGGGTCTTGATCCACGTGGCCAGGCTCTGGAAGAAGCCGAAGATGAACCCGCCCACGAGCCCCAGGAGCGGGTTGAGGCCGGAGAATACCACCGTGGCCAGGGCGATGAACCCCCGGCCGGCGGACAGCTCCTTCGTCACCGACCCAAACCAGGCCACGGACATGTACGCCCCGGCGAGGCCGGCGAGCGCCCCCCCCACCGTAGTCGCGAGCAGCCGGATCAGGTTCACGTTGATCCCCGCTACGTCCGCCGCCTCGGGGTTCTCCCCCGCTGCCTTGAGGATGAGCCCCGCCCTCGTCCGGTTGAGGAAAAGGTGCGCCAAGAAGGGCACGACGAGGGCCACGAAGATGAGGGGGGAGAGGGCCCCCATCGGCGTCCGCAGCTTGAGAAGCTGGGCCTCCGGCGGGACGGCGTGGAACCCAGGGGCCCCCAGCTTGATCAAACCAAACGCCACGAACCCCAACGCAAACAGGTTGATCCCGATTCCGGCGATCATCTGGGTCCCCTTCCAGTACGTGCAGATCACGGAGAACACCAGGCCAAGGGCCAGCCCCACCGCCACGCCCGCCAGGAGGCCGACGATAGCCCCCCCCGCCTTCGCCCCGAGCACCCCCACAAAGGCGCTCGTGAGGAGAATCCCCTCCAGGCCAATATTGAACAGCCCCGCGGTCTCCCCGATGATCTCCCCCACCGCGGTCAGGGTGATGGGGACCATGGCGTGGAGGGAGATCCGCAGGAGGTCGAGGATGCTTGCCCAGTTCATGCCGTCTCCTTCTTCGCCCGGGTGAAGCTCCCCACAAGCCCCCGCCCGGCTGCGGCCAGGGCGGGGAAGATCCGGATCAGCTCGGGAATCGCCATCGCCAGGACGATCGCCCCCATGACGACCCGGATCATCTCCAAAGGCACGGGGTTGGCGCCGTAGAACTGCATCACCCGGCCCCCGGCGTTGAGGCCGCCGAAGAACAGGGCCGCGACGAGGATCCCAATCGGGTGGTTCCGGCCGACCATCGCCACCGCCATCCCGTCGAACCCCAGGTTCATGAGCTCCGGCAGCCCGCTGATGATGGCGTAGGTGGGCGGAAGGCCCATCGTCGTCGCCGCCCCGGCCAGGCCGGCCCCGATCCCCCCGAGCACGAAGCTGAGGAGGATCGTGCGCTTGATCGAGATCCCGCCGTACCGAGCCGCGGTGGGGTTGAGCCCCGCAGCCCGCATCTCGTAGCCCGTGGCCGTGTGCCAGAGGAGGAAGTAGACGAGGAGGGCAAACGCCACGGCGAGGAACACGGAGTAGGACAGGTCCGTTCCCGCCACCAGGATCGGGAACCGCGCCGTGCGGGGCACGCTCACCGTCTTCTCGGCCCGCCTGGGATCCACGAGCACCTGGGCCACGAGGTAGAACACGAGAAAGCGGCTCATCCAGTTGAACATGATCGTGGAGATGACCTCGCTCACCCCCCGGGTGAGCTTGAGGAGGGCCGGCCCCAGGCTCCACAGGGCCCCGGCGATCCCGGCCAGGGCGATCCCCACGAGGAGGTGGAGGCCCGCGGGGAGCTTGAAGTAGGCCACCGTCACCGCCGCCGCGGCCCCCACGTACATCTGGCCCTCGGCTCCGATGTTGAACATCCCCGCCCGCACGCAAATCGAGAACGTGAGCGCAGTGAGGATGAGGGGGACACCGCGGGCAATCGAGCTTGCGATCTCATAGCTTCCGCCGAATGCCCCCTTGAGGAGCGCCCAGTACGCGTGCCACGGCTCGTACCCCCAGATGTACATGAGCACCGCCCCCACGAGGAGCCCCAGGACCGCCGCGAGCACCGACTCCAGCGCCGGGTGGAGCCCGGAAAGCGTGCGGTGGGCCCCACGCAGGAGCCTTCCCCCCGGACGAACGTCCGCCCCCGTCATCCCTTCACCCCCACTCCGCCCATGAGCATCCCGATCCTCTCCCGGTCCAGCTCCTCCGGCCGGGCCACGGTCATGAACCGTCCCTCGTACATGATCGCCACCCGGTCGGACAGGGCCAGCACCTCGTCCAGGTCCGCCGAAACAAGGAGGATGGCTCGCCCCCGGTCCCGCATCTCCACCAGCGTGTCCCGGATGTACTGCGCTGCGCCCACATCGAGCCCCCGCGTGGGCTGGAAGGCGATGACGATCGCCGGGTCCTTGGCGAGCTCCCGCCCCACGATGAGCTTCTGCTGGTTGCCGCCCGACAGGCTCTTGGCCGGGGCGGCTGGGCCCGTGGCCTGGATCTCGAACCGCTCCATGAGCGACCGCACATGGGCGTTGATCCTCCTCCAGCGGAGGACCGACAGGGGCCCCCGAAACTCGTCCCACCGGTGCACCCCGAGGATCGCGTTCTCGGCCAGCGTGAACTGGAGGACCAGCCCCAGCACCCACCGGTCCTCGGGGATGTGGGCCACGCCGAGCTTGTAGATCTGGCGCGGGTCCAGGCCGAGGATGTTCTTCCCCTGGATTGTCGCCGTGCCCGTGAGGGCCGGCCGGAGCCCGGTCAGGGCCTCCACAAGCTCGGTCTGACCGTTCCCCTCCACCCCGGCGATCCCGAAGATCTCCCCGGCGCGGACGTCGAACGAAAGGTCGTGCACGGCCACGGGTCTCGTGTCCCCAGCCACGGACAGGTTCTCCACGTGGAGGACCCCTGGCCCCTGGGACCCCGTTCGGGGCGCACTGTGGACGGGGATCTCTGCCGTGGAGAGCTCCACCGCCCGCCCCGCCCGGGCCTCCACCGCCTTCCCCACCATGAGCTGGGCCAGTTCCTCCTTCGTCACGTCCGCGGTCCGTACGTCGCCCACCACCATCCCCCGGCGGAGGACCACCACCCGGTCCGTGATCGAGCCCACCTCCTTCAGCTTGTGGGTGATGAGGACGATTGCCTTCCCCGCATCCCGCAGCCGCCCAAGGAGCTGGAACAGCTCGTCCACCTCGAGGGGGGTGAGGACGCTCGTGGGCTCGTCGAGGATGAGGAGGTCCACGTCCCGGGACAGGACCTTGAGGATCTCCACCCGCTGCTGCTCCCCCACGGCGAGCTTCTCCACCGGGACGTCGAGGGGAACCTTGAGCCCGCTTTCCTCCATCAGGGCCTCGAGCTTGGCCCGCGTGGCGGCCAACGTGAGGGGCGCGAGCGGCCGCTCGTGGGACAGGGCCACGTTCTCCACCGCGGTGAACGTTCCCACGAGGGCGAAGTGCTGGTGGACCATCCCGATCCCGAAGTCCAGGGCCTGGCGGGGGCTGGAGAAGCTGACCCGCCCCCGGGGGGAGACTACCCGGCCCCGGGTCGGGGGGAGAAGACCAGACAGGATCTTGGTGAGCGTTGTCTTGCCCGCCCCGTTCTCCCCGAGGAGGCCCACGATCTCCCCGGGGCGGAGCTCCACCGTCGCGTCGCGGACGGCGACCGTGCCATCGGAGTAGATCTTGGTGATCCGCTCCGCCCGGAGGAAGTACCCGTCACTGCGGGGGCGCGACGTTTCGGTCATGGGAGTGCCCTTGGTGACAGAAGACAGGGAGAGGGGAACGACGTTCCCCTCTCCCTGTCAGTCTAGTCCACGCTGTCCACCGCCGGGGCCCTACGGGGCGCCCAACGTGTACTTGGCGCGGACCGCCTGCATCTCGGCTACGGTGTCCGCGGTCGGGACCTGGATCGTCCCGTTGAGGATCCCGGCCTCAAGCTCATCGATCGCCGCCCAGATCCAGTCGGGGAGCGTGGCCCGGTTGGCCTGCCAGTTGAGGATCGTCTCGGCGATGTCCTCCGGCTTCAGGGCGCCTGCCTTCACCCCGAACTCGATGAACTCCAGGAGGTCGCCGTACTTGCTGATCCCCACGCCGCCCTCGGCGAGGCCCAGGCTCACGATGCCGCCTGTGAACGTCCCCTCGACCACGGCCTTCACCGCCATGTAGCACCCGGTGTCCACCCGCTTCATTCCGCTGGCCAGGCCGTGGAGGCCCTTGCCCATCCAGTCCTGGTTTGCGTCCACGCCGAAGTAGTACGGCGGTCCGGAGCGGGTCCCCCGGTTGCGGTGGTACTCCGTGATCGCCTCCAGGTCCCCGATCCCCAGCGGGCCCGCCACGTTGTACACCCCCACCGCGCCCTGGGCGAGCATGGCCTCGGTGGCCGCCTTCCCCAGCGCGATGTCGCTGAACGAGCCGGTGTACGTGTACAGCATCTCCACCTGGGCGGGCTTGCCCGTCACCGCGGCGTACTGCTTGTTCCCCCAGTCCATCCCGAACCGGAACCCGGCCTCGAAGTGGTACAGAACTGGGATCTCAATCCCCAGCACCACGCCGGCCTTGGGGTAGCCGTGGTGAGCGGCGGCCATTGCCGCCAGGGCCCCGATGAGGGCGCTCATCTCGTTCTCCCGGAACACGATGCTCATCACGTTGGGGGCGTCCACGACCGAGTCGATGATCGCGAACTTCTGGTTCGGGAACTCCGTCGCCGCCTGGGCGAGGGCGTCCCCGAGGAGGAACCCCACGCAGATGATGAGGTCGTACTCCCGCGTCCGGGCCAGGTTCCGCAGGTTCGGCAGGTAGTCGGCGGCCGTGGCGCTCTGGACCTCCACCATCTCCAGGCCGAAGTCCTGGGCTGCCTGGTCCGTGCCCTTGAACCCCATGTCGTTGAACGAGAGGTCGCCTCGTCCGCCAACGTCCAGCACCACCGCTACTTTGCCCTTCAGGGCCGGACCCGCAAACGCCGGCACCGCGAGCAACATCGCGGCCACCAGAACCCACATTCCCCACTTGCGCACCCTGGATCACCCCGTTTTCCCGGGGCCGAAAAGCCCCGTAGATTAAACTATTCTAGCTAAGATGGGGTGTAGAGACAAGGGACGTGTTAGAATATCGAGGGATGCGGAGGTTTCTTTCGTTGATGATCGTGGCCGCCCTACCCCTGGGGGCGGGTGGTGGTGCCCAACCGACCCCGGCGCAGGTCGGCGCGGCGCT containing:
- the pyrB gene encoding aspartate carbamoyltransferase, which codes for MASLKARPRHFVDALDFSTEEYRALISLAHDIMDAPARWQDVCAGKVMVTLFYEPSTRTRLSFEAAMQRLGGRVLTVADPATSSAAKGEGLADAIRTVCAYSDIVVLRHPKEGAARLAALYASVPLINAGDGAREHPTQTLTDLCTIQSFKGRLEELSVALCGDLKYGRTVHSLIKALACFPGIDLILISPVELRLPEAVKEEVRALNPGITWWETADLEGGLARADVLYMTRIQRERFFNEEDYLRLRDSFVLTPDRLVQAKKDLIVMHPLPRVVEIHPAVDDDPRAVYFQQARLGMFVRMALVTYLLGVRPC
- a CDS encoding ABC transporter permease, encoding MTGADVRPGGRLLRGAHRTLSGLHPALESVLAAVLGLLVGAVLMYIWGYEPWHAYWALLKGAFGGSYEIASSIARGVPLILTALTFSICVRAGMFNIGAEGQMYVGAAAAVTVAYFKLPAGLHLLVGIALAGIAGALWSLGPALLKLTRGVSEVISTIMFNWMSRFLVFYLVAQVLVDPRRAEKTVSVPRTARFPILVAGTDLSYSVFLAVAFALLVYFLLWHTATGYEMRAAGLNPTAARYGGISIKRTILLSFVLGGIGAGLAGAATTMGLPPTYAIISGLPELMNLGFDGMAVAMVGRNHPIGILVAALFFGGLNAGGRVMQFYGANPVPLEMIRVVMGAIVLAMAIPELIRIFPALAAAGRGLVGSFTRAKKETA
- a CDS encoding aspartate carbamoyltransferase regulatory subunit, with the protein product MLRVDSIQRGIVLDHIQPGTGFSIFERLGLREADYSVALLMNVPSTKMGRKDMIKIAEALDLDLTMLGLLDPNITVNYIEGGKVVRKVKLGLPERVEGILRCKNPRCITSAEPYAPAKFSLVDRDKKEYACFYCGERLQA
- a CDS encoding dihydroorotase; this encodes MSSLLIKDVRLVDALGESYGDLLVRDGVIWAMGKGLVAPGVPVLAGEGRTLLPAFVDLHAHFRDPGQSEKEDILTGSWAAAKGGYTAVSVMANTRPACDRPEVAQYVRKKAEEHAVVEVYPVGAITQGLAGEELADMEGLAPHVWAFSDDGRGVERPEVALAAFRAAAALGRVIFSHCESRGIADPRLSEELMAGRDLWLARWTGCRVHIAHVASPGTVELVEWAKARGVAATCEVTPHHLCLEGEYRVNPPLCDEAARKRLLSALREGRIDAVATDHAPHTPEDKRRGAPGISGIETAFPLLFTHLVREGEIALSQLSRLMSLSPARILGVPKGRLAVGMDGDVVLFEDAPFTVTEDFFFSRGKNTPLLGQTLWGKVWATVHRGDVIFLAGRVKGRDGDDHRPVG
- a CDS encoding ABC transporter permease, whose translation is MNWASILDLLRISLHAMVPITLTAVGEIIGETAGLFNIGLEGILLTSAFVGVLGAKAGGAIVGLLAGVAVGLALGLVFSVICTYWKGTQMIAGIGINLFALGFVAFGLIKLGAPGFHAVPPEAQLLKLRTPMGALSPLIFVALVVPFLAHLFLNRTRAGLILKAAGENPEAADVAGINVNLIRLLATTVGGALAGLAGAYMSVAWFGSVTKELSAGRGFIALATVVFSGLNPLLGLVGGFIFGFFQSLATWIKTLPTKTIPWQFVDMLPYIVTLLVVSGVVGRVRFPKALGVPYKRE
- a CDS encoding BMP family ABC transporter substrate-binding protein, coding for MRKWGMWVLVAAMLLAVPAFAGPALKGKVAVVLDVGGRGDLSFNDMGFKGTDQAAQDFGLEMVEVQSATAADYLPNLRNLARTREYDLIICVGFLLGDALAQAATEFPNQKFAIIDSVVDAPNVMSIVFRENEMSALIGALAAMAAAHHGYPKAGVVLGIEIPVLYHFEAGFRFGMDWGNKQYAAVTGKPAQVEMLYTYTGSFSDIALGKAATEAMLAQGAVGVYNVAGPLGIGDLEAITEYHRNRGTRSGPPYYFGVDANQDWMGKGLHGLASGMKRVDTGCYMAVKAVVEGTFTGGIVSLGLAEGGVGISKYGDLLEFIEFGVKAGALKPEDIAETILNWQANRATLPDWIWAAIDELEAGILNGTIQVPTADTVAEMQAVRAKYTLGAP
- a CDS encoding ABC transporter ATP-binding protein; this encodes MTETSRPRSDGYFLRAERITKIYSDGTVAVRDATVELRPGEIVGLLGENGAGKTTLTKILSGLLPPTRGRVVSPRGRVSFSSPRQALDFGIGMVHQHFALVGTFTAVENVALSHERPLAPLTLAATRAKLEALMEESGLKVPLDVPVEKLAVGEQQRVEILKVLSRDVDLLILDEPTSVLTPLEVDELFQLLGRLRDAGKAIVLITHKLKEVGSITDRVVVLRRGMVVGDVRTADVTKEELAQLMVGKAVEARAGRAVELSTAEIPVHSAPRTGSQGPGVLHVENLSVAGDTRPVAVHDLSFDVRAGEIFGIAGVEGNGQTELVEALTGLRPALTGTATIQGKNILGLDPRQIYKLGVAHIPEDRWVLGLVLQFTLAENAILGVHRWDEFRGPLSVLRWRRINAHVRSLMERFEIQATGPAAPAKSLSGGNQQKLIVGRELAKDPAIVIAFQPTRGLDVGAAQYIRDTLVEMRDRGRAILLVSADLDEVLALSDRVAIMYEGRFMTVARPEELDRERIGMLMGGVGVKG